In Mycobacterium sp. JS623, one genomic interval encodes:
- a CDS encoding NIPSNAP family protein, producing the protein MFQLRTYTLQSPEALQQYATVHWARHLETFKAFGVITVGVWTERSAVTHRLVALIRYPSDADPEQLTRRIMASSEFAADMAGFDVDEIADVHTELLDPTVFSPIH; encoded by the coding sequence ATGTTTCAGCTCAGGACCTACACCCTGCAGTCGCCGGAAGCTCTGCAGCAGTATGCAACGGTTCACTGGGCCCGCCACCTGGAAACGTTCAAGGCATTCGGCGTGATCACCGTCGGTGTGTGGACCGAGCGCAGCGCCGTCACGCATCGACTCGTCGCGCTTATCCGCTATCCATCGGACGCGGACCCTGAGCAACTGACCCGGCGCATCATGGCCAGCTCGGAGTTCGCCGCCGACATGGCCGGCTTCGACGTCGACGAAATCGCCGACGTACACACGGAACTGCTTGACCCGACAGTGTTTTCACCGATTCATTAA
- a CDS encoding sigma-70 family RNA polymerase sigma factor: MTKGDTVPEERFEEHRRHLRAVAYRMLGSLAEADDAVQEAWLRMHRSDVTDVRNMRGWLTTVVARICLDMLRARSARSEEPLDEAPAIAADAVDPEAEAVLADSIGVALLVILQTLSPAERLAFVLHDMFELPYAEIAPIVGRTENTAAQLAARARRRVRGKTPDPAMDLVRQRRLVDAFLAAAHDGDFDALLSVLDADVVLRVDAAAAGTPTTLRGAQTIATNARAFSANARFAEPALVDGAVGIVVAPKGKLALVLRFAVAGDKITEIDIDADPQRLSAFELAVLD, translated from the coding sequence ATGACAAAAGGAGACACCGTGCCCGAAGAGCGCTTCGAGGAGCACCGAAGGCATCTGCGTGCGGTCGCCTACCGGATGCTGGGCTCGTTGGCAGAGGCCGACGACGCGGTGCAAGAAGCGTGGCTGCGAATGCACCGCAGCGACGTCACCGATGTGCGCAACATGCGCGGCTGGTTGACGACGGTGGTGGCGCGCATCTGCCTGGACATGCTGCGGGCGCGCAGTGCACGATCCGAGGAGCCGCTCGACGAAGCCCCCGCGATCGCCGCCGACGCCGTCGACCCCGAAGCCGAAGCGGTGCTTGCCGATTCCATCGGCGTCGCGCTGCTCGTCATTCTGCAGACCCTGAGTCCCGCCGAGCGGTTGGCCTTCGTGCTGCACGACATGTTCGAACTGCCCTACGCCGAGATCGCGCCGATCGTCGGCCGTACCGAGAACACTGCGGCTCAGCTCGCGGCGCGCGCCAGGCGCCGGGTCCGCGGGAAAACTCCGGACCCCGCAATGGATTTGGTGCGCCAACGCCGGCTCGTCGATGCGTTCCTGGCCGCCGCGCACGACGGCGACTTCGATGCGTTGCTGAGCGTGCTCGACGCAGACGTCGTGCTGCGCGTCGACGCCGCAGCGGCAGGCACGCCGACGACCCTCCGCGGGGCCCAGACGATCGCTACCAATGCCCGCGCGTTTTCGGCCAACGCCCGCTTCGCCGAGCCTGCATTGGTGGACGGCGCCGTCGGTATCGTCGTCGCACCCAAGGGCAAGCTGGCGCTGGTGCTGCGCTTCGCTGTCGCCGGCGACAAAATCACCGAGATCGACATCGACGCCGACCCGCAGCGGCTGAGTGCGTTCGAACTCGCGGTGCTGGATTAG
- a CDS encoding DUF1772 domain-containing protein encodes MDIELITQAGALIAVLATAVVYGTDVFCAAILRPALASIDDNALVAVMGNVHRFGDRRMPVPGVLGVIAAATSMVAAAVAAHWAQTIVAGAALVLLLVWIVLYTRVSAPINRQLTRAADTGMVLPNGRALQAKWDRVIDARAVLQGLAVTALCLVLVI; translated from the coding sequence ATGGACATAGAGCTCATCACCCAGGCCGGCGCACTGATCGCGGTGCTCGCCACCGCCGTCGTGTACGGCACCGACGTCTTCTGCGCAGCCATTCTGCGACCGGCCTTGGCGTCGATCGACGACAACGCCCTGGTCGCCGTCATGGGCAACGTGCATCGATTCGGCGACCGGCGCATGCCGGTTCCCGGCGTGCTCGGGGTCATCGCCGCCGCGACGAGCATGGTGGCGGCCGCCGTCGCCGCGCATTGGGCACAGACGATCGTGGCGGGCGCCGCTCTGGTCCTGTTGTTGGTCTGGATTGTGCTCTACACACGTGTGAGCGCACCGATCAATCGTCAACTGACACGGGCTGCCGACACCGGCATGGTACTGCCGAATGGGCGTGCGCTGCAGGCAAAGTGGGACCGCGTCATCGACGCTCGCGCGGTGTTGCAAGGTCTCGCAGTGACTGCTCTTTGCCTGGTGCTCGTGATCTGA
- a CDS encoding DUF4267 domain-containing protein, with product MTTTIIGYALAGLIAAAIIFIGARFLVAPRVAAAGYGVLPDLNQPAGGAYLSVKGVRDIASGLFVIILIAAGATHLMGWVILAAAIIPSADAAIVLRNGGSKAIAWGVHGVTAAVMLITSALLLA from the coding sequence ATGACCACCACTATCATCGGCTACGCGCTCGCGGGCCTGATCGCTGCGGCCATCATCTTCATCGGCGCACGATTTCTGGTCGCGCCCCGCGTTGCCGCCGCGGGCTACGGTGTTCTTCCGGACCTGAATCAGCCTGCCGGAGGGGCTTACTTGAGTGTCAAGGGTGTGCGCGACATCGCGTCGGGACTGTTCGTCATCATCCTGATCGCCGCGGGCGCCACCCATCTCATGGGCTGGGTGATTCTGGCCGCCGCCATCATTCCGTCCGCAGACGCCGCGATCGTGCTGCGCAACGGCGGCTCCAAAGCAATCGCGTGGGGAGTCCACGGCGTCACCGCCGCTGTCATGCTCATCACTTCTGCGCTGCTGCTCGCCTGA
- a CDS encoding methyltransferase family protein produces MKTAIQAVTTSIIGFAVFLLLVFLPAGTFDYWRGWTFIVVFALATTIPSVYLAATNPAALQRRMQAGPAAESRPVQKVVITFAFVSMGAMILVSALDYRFGWSSVPAAVSVLGDILVGAGLLIAMITTIQNGYAAANITVESDQKVVSTGVYSVVRHPMYFGNVVMMIGVPLALGSYWALLFVIPGLSVLATRILDEEKALTQDLDGYDEYTHKVHYRLVPGIW; encoded by the coding sequence ATGAAGACAGCAATTCAGGCAGTAACGACGTCGATCATCGGCTTCGCGGTCTTCCTGCTCTTGGTGTTCCTACCCGCAGGGACGTTTGATTACTGGCGCGGGTGGACGTTCATCGTGGTGTTCGCGCTCGCCACGACGATCCCGAGTGTGTATCTGGCGGCCACGAATCCCGCTGCGCTGCAACGACGTATGCAGGCGGGACCCGCCGCGGAGAGTCGGCCGGTGCAGAAGGTCGTCATCACGTTCGCGTTCGTCTCGATGGGGGCGATGATCCTCGTGAGCGCATTGGACTACCGCTTCGGTTGGTCGTCGGTGCCAGCGGCGGTCTCGGTGCTCGGCGACATCCTTGTCGGTGCGGGTCTTCTGATCGCGATGATCACGACGATCCAAAACGGCTACGCTGCCGCGAACATCACTGTCGAGTCCGACCAGAAGGTGGTGTCGACCGGCGTGTATTCCGTTGTCCGTCACCCGATGTACTTCGGCAACGTGGTCATGATGATCGGCGTTCCGTTGGCCCTCGGGTCGTACTGGGCATTGCTGTTCGTCATCCCGGGGCTGTCGGTACTCGCCACCCGCATTCTCGACGAGGAGAAGGCGCTGACACAGGACCTCGACGGGTACGACGAGTACACACACAAGGTGCATTACCGGCTGGTGCCCGGCATCTGGTGA
- a CDS encoding methyltransferase family protein has protein sequence MKTALQVTARSVLSFVLFALALFWPAGTFNYWQAWVFLGLFITLSVVYTVYVGLTNPAVLRRRMNAGPQYESRLVQKIVIVGVVLAFAALLVVSALDHRFGWSNVPIPVVVIGNVLVAVGLGLAMLVVVQNNYAAANITVESDQAVVSTGLYGLVRHPMYFGALIMLIGVPLALGSFWAVLVDVLYVVLFAVRIFDEERALTEELTGYREYTEKVHSRLVPGFW, from the coding sequence ATGAAGACCGCACTACAGGTTACGGCGAGATCGGTGCTCAGCTTTGTCCTGTTCGCCCTGGCGTTGTTCTGGCCGGCGGGGACGTTCAACTACTGGCAGGCGTGGGTGTTTCTCGGTTTGTTCATAACCCTGTCGGTGGTCTACACGGTGTATGTGGGGTTGACCAACCCGGCGGTGCTACGCCGGCGGATGAATGCGGGTCCGCAATACGAATCCAGGCTTGTGCAGAAGATCGTCATCGTCGGCGTGGTGCTGGCATTCGCTGCCCTGCTGGTGGTTTCGGCGCTCGACCATCGATTCGGCTGGTCGAACGTGCCGATCCCGGTGGTTGTCATCGGGAACGTGCTGGTGGCGGTCGGGCTTGGCCTGGCCATGCTGGTTGTCGTCCAAAACAACTATGCCGCAGCAAATATCACGGTCGAGAGCGATCAGGCCGTGGTGTCCACCGGGCTGTACGGACTCGTCCGGCATCCGATGTACTTCGGCGCGCTGATCATGCTCATCGGTGTTCCGCTTGCGCTCGGGTCCTTCTGGGCTGTTCTGGTCGATGTTCTCTACGTGGTTCTTTTTGCCGTCCGTATCTTCGACGAGGAGAGGGCGTTGACAGAAGAACTCACGGGATACCGCGAATACACCGAGAAGGTGCATTCCCGACTGGTGCCCGGCTTCTGGTGA
- a CDS encoding NADP-dependent oxidoreductase gives MKALRYHRYGGSDVLRYEESPRPVPGPREVLVKVAATSFNPVDAGIRGGYLSEVYKISFPHIPGVDVAGTIAELGDEVQGWNLDDAVVAFLPLDADGAAAEYALVPAELLAAAPQSVDLADAAALPVAALTAWQALFELAGLAAGQTILINGASGAVGGYAIQLAKSAGAVVTATAKARDAERLRNLGVDRIVDYIDYTHSPIDVDGAPFDVVLNLVSTTDEQTEALIGVVADGGFHVGTMVFGPENPGRGVRTQRIFVRSDASQLAGLVSRVDAGQLRVEVADRRPLERAATVHADSDADRLHGKTILLPAEH, from the coding sequence ATGAAGGCCCTGCGATACCACCGTTACGGCGGTAGCGACGTTCTGCGGTACGAGGAGTCCCCGCGACCGGTGCCCGGCCCGCGAGAGGTGTTGGTGAAGGTGGCCGCCACCTCGTTCAATCCAGTCGATGCCGGCATCCGCGGCGGCTACCTGTCCGAGGTGTACAAGATCAGCTTCCCGCACATCCCCGGCGTGGACGTCGCGGGCACCATCGCCGAACTCGGTGACGAAGTTCAGGGGTGGAACCTCGACGACGCGGTCGTCGCGTTTCTGCCGCTCGATGCCGATGGCGCGGCCGCCGAGTATGCGCTCGTGCCTGCCGAGTTGCTGGCCGCCGCACCGCAGTCGGTGGATCTGGCCGATGCCGCCGCGTTGCCGGTGGCCGCCTTGACGGCGTGGCAGGCCCTCTTCGAGCTCGCGGGTTTGGCGGCGGGACAGACGATTCTGATCAACGGTGCGTCAGGTGCAGTCGGCGGCTACGCCATTCAGTTGGCCAAGAGCGCCGGTGCCGTGGTGACCGCAACTGCCAAAGCGCGTGACGCCGAGCGTCTGCGCAACTTGGGCGTCGACCGGATCGTCGACTACATCGACTACACGCACTCACCGATCGACGTCGATGGTGCACCGTTCGACGTGGTGCTCAACCTGGTCAGTACCACCGACGAACAGACCGAAGCCCTCATCGGCGTGGTCGCCGACGGCGGTTTCCACGTGGGCACCATGGTGTTCGGGCCGGAGAACCCAGGCCGGGGCGTCCGCACGCAACGGATCTTCGTCCGCAGCGACGCATCGCAACTCGCGGGGTTGGTCAGCCGAGTCGACGCCGGCCAACTGCGGGTCGAAGTCGCCGACCGCCGTCCGCTCGAGCGCGCCGCAACCGTCCACGCCGACTCCGACGCCGACCGCCTGCACGGCAAGACGATCCTCTTGCCTGCTGAGCACTAA
- a CDS encoding ABC transporter permease, producing MTTGAARPTTSGNTLVTPHGGRHEAAPSGSPFTGVPSLLWLALRRDRIRLSVWVTMLTLMMVYAPNAVKLAYPEEPQRLARVNLLKTPAGMMLGGPMFGGNETDLGVMMANELMLTLIIAASILAITTVIRHTRAEEENGIAELVSSSVVGRYARTYAALILVGGVNAVLAVTMTLAMASTGFAFVDTAAMSLGITGVAMVFGAVAAVTAQLWRQARTATGAAMAALALAALVRGIGDVIDNSGSALSWFSPIAWAQQMRAFVDLRWWPFAMLVGLTIALMALAAWLESSRQYDAGVIPSTGEKPNARPISGVFVLHLTLQRGQTIGWTIGLFLGGLAFGSMTKSLLDAAKENPLLARVLTAQGTDGVYTTMTQFLAAAATAYVVSAVLRVYNDEQSGLGEAVLAGAVSRWRWLLSAVAAALAGSVVLMFFAGLGNGLGAGLTLGEPATIARLTLAGLAYVPAMAVIAGIAALAVAVRHTWIGWLAVTFVVMSLYLGALLRLPRWLIDLSPVGRTTAPTDYPVVALTVMVVAAAALTFLAGWLYRIRDAI from the coding sequence ATGACAACGGGAGCCGCCCGGCCGACGACATCGGGCAACACCCTCGTCACACCCCATGGGGGTCGGCACGAAGCCGCCCCGTCGGGATCGCCGTTCACCGGGGTCCCGAGTCTGCTGTGGCTTGCCTTGCGACGCGACCGGATCCGGCTGTCGGTATGGGTCACGATGCTGACGCTGATGATGGTGTACGCCCCGAACGCGGTGAAGCTGGCCTATCCCGAGGAGCCCCAGCGGCTCGCGCGGGTGAACCTGCTCAAAACGCCCGCAGGAATGATGCTGGGCGGACCGATGTTTGGCGGTAACGAGACCGACCTCGGCGTGATGATGGCCAACGAGCTGATGCTGACGCTGATCATCGCGGCGTCGATCCTTGCGATCACCACCGTCATCCGGCATACCCGTGCCGAGGAGGAAAACGGCATCGCGGAACTGGTTTCGTCGTCGGTCGTCGGCCGATATGCCCGCACGTATGCCGCGCTGATACTCGTCGGTGGCGTGAACGCCGTCCTCGCCGTCACCATGACGTTGGCGATGGCCTCGACGGGCTTCGCGTTCGTCGACACCGCCGCGATGTCGCTGGGCATCACTGGCGTCGCCATGGTTTTCGGGGCGGTGGCCGCGGTCACGGCGCAACTGTGGCGCCAGGCGCGGACTGCGACCGGAGCGGCGATGGCTGCTCTTGCGCTGGCCGCGTTGGTGCGCGGCATCGGTGACGTCATCGACAACTCCGGGTCTGCGCTGAGCTGGTTCTCCCCCATCGCGTGGGCTCAGCAGATGCGCGCGTTCGTCGACCTGCGCTGGTGGCCGTTCGCGATGCTCGTCGGGTTGACGATCGCGCTGATGGCGCTGGCCGCCTGGCTGGAAAGCAGCAGGCAATACGACGCCGGAGTGATCCCATCGACCGGTGAGAAGCCGAACGCGCGCCCGATCAGCGGCGTGTTCGTCTTGCACCTCACGCTGCAACGCGGCCAAACCATTGGCTGGACCATCGGATTGTTCTTGGGCGGCTTGGCCTTTGGTTCGATGACCAAGTCGTTGTTGGACGCGGCGAAGGAAAATCCGCTGCTGGCACGGGTGCTGACCGCGCAGGGCACCGACGGCGTGTACACGACGATGACGCAGTTCCTTGCCGCCGCCGCCACCGCATATGTCGTCAGCGCCGTGCTGCGGGTGTACAACGATGAGCAATCGGGCCTTGGCGAGGCGGTGTTGGCCGGCGCGGTGTCGCGGTGGCGCTGGCTGCTGAGCGCAGTGGCGGCTGCGCTCGCCGGATCCGTCGTGTTGATGTTCTTCGCGGGGCTCGGCAACGGGCTCGGCGCGGGCCTGACGCTCGGCGAGCCCGCAACCATCGCGAGACTGACGTTGGCCGGTCTGGCGTACGTGCCCGCCATGGCGGTGATCGCAGGCATCGCGGCCCTGGCCGTCGCCGTCCGTCACACCTGGATCGGTTGGCTTGCAGTCACATTCGTCGTCATGTCGCTCTATCTCGGCGCGCTGCTGAGGCTGCCACGTTGGCTGATCGATCTGTCGCCGGTCGGCAGGACCACGGCGCCGACGGACTATCCGGTCGTCGCGCTGACCGTAATGGTCGTTGCCGCGGCGGCGCTGACATTCCTCGCTGGCTGGCTCTATCGCATTCGCGATGCAATCTAG
- a CDS encoding ABC transporter ATP-binding protein has product MTAASLQRGDTTRSHLAVEIRGLSKSFGRTKALDGLDLTVAPGDITGFLGPNGAGKSTTIRVLLGLLRADGGTVRLLGGDPWRDAVGLHRRIAYVPGDVTLWPNLTGLQAIDFLARLRGNGVDTRRRDQLIERFELDPHKKARTYSKGNRQKVAIVAAFSTNAELYILDEPTSGLDPLMEKAFQTCVEEVAQDGAAVLLSSHILAEVEKLCHNVTIIRAGRSVKSGTLEELRHLMRTTIAVHTRGDASALQQLPYVHDFSGQNSDVRFSVDRNELDFVMEHLTDLGIAELTVTPASLEDLFLREYQGTNR; this is encoded by the coding sequence ATGACGGCGGCATCTCTGCAACGAGGTGACACCACACGGTCGCACCTCGCTGTCGAAATCCGAGGTCTGTCCAAGTCTTTCGGCCGCACCAAGGCGCTCGACGGTTTGGACCTGACCGTCGCGCCGGGTGACATCACCGGCTTCCTCGGCCCGAACGGCGCGGGCAAGTCCACCACCATCCGGGTGCTGCTCGGCCTGTTGCGCGCCGACGGCGGCACCGTGCGACTGCTCGGCGGCGACCCCTGGCGCGACGCGGTCGGCCTGCATCGGCGAATCGCCTACGTGCCCGGCGATGTCACGTTGTGGCCCAACCTGACCGGTCTTCAGGCCATCGACTTCCTCGCTCGCCTGCGCGGCAACGGCGTGGATACCCGGCGCCGCGATCAGCTGATCGAGCGGTTCGAACTCGACCCGCACAAGAAGGCACGCACCTATTCGAAGGGCAACCGACAAAAGGTTGCGATCGTCGCCGCGTTCTCCACCAACGCCGAGCTCTACATCCTCGACGAGCCCACCTCTGGCCTGGATCCATTGATGGAGAAGGCGTTTCAGACCTGCGTCGAGGAGGTCGCACAGGATGGTGCCGCAGTGCTGCTGTCCAGCCACATCCTGGCCGAGGTGGAGAAGCTGTGCCACAACGTCACGATCATCCGCGCCGGCCGCTCGGTGAAATCCGGCACCCTCGAGGAACTGCGCCACCTGATGCGTACCACCATCGCCGTGCACACCCGGGGGGATGCCAGTGCGCTGCAACAGCTTCCGTACGTGCATGACTTCAGTGGGCAGAATTCCGACGTCCGCTTCTCGGTGGATCGCAACGAGCTGGACTTCGTCATGGAGCACCTCACCGATCTCGGTATCGCGGAACTGACCGTGACACCGGCGTCGCTGGAGGACTTGTTCCTGCGCGAGTATCAGGGGACGAACCGATGA